A window of Aequoribacter fuscus genomic DNA:
GGAACGCCCACTGACATCGCCGCACTGCAAGGTGCCATCAACCAACAGTTTCAAATTGGGCTACACCTATTAATCCCTCTGGTGATTATGCTGACACTCATTGCCAAACGCATTCCAGCCTATCCATCGATTATTATTTCCGCGCTGATAGGGGGTATTTTTGCAGCTGCATTCCAGGCCGATACCGCTGCGGCGTTGATTGAAGGCAGTGGCGACAATATAAGCGATGTCGTCGTCGGCATTTGGAGCGTTTTATTCAATGGCTTTCAGGCAGACACCGGTAACGCCTTTTTGGACAAACTGCTCAGCAAAGGTGGCATGTCGTCGATGCTGAATACCGTTTGGCTGATCGTATGTGCTCTGAGTTTTGGCGGCATTTTAGAGCGCACGGGCATTCTCGACCGGCTGATCGCAATTGCGCTCAAAGGCGTTCGAGGGCTGACCTCACTGGTTGCGACCACAGTCGCCACCTGCTTTTCAACCAATCTGTTAGCGGCCGATCAATTCATTGCAATTGCACTGCCGGGGCGGATGTTTAAACAGGCCTATCGCGACCAGGGTTTAGACGAGCTTAACTTGTCCAGAACGCTGGAAGATTCCGGCACGCTGACTTCGGTGCTCATTCCATGGAACACCTGCGGGGCCTACATGACAGCGACTTTGGGCGTGGCATCATTCTCTTACGCCCCCTATGCATTTTTTAATTTACTCTGCCCATTCATCGCAATCGCCTTTGCGTCACGCAATATTGGGCAAAAACATCTGTGACGAGTGATGTGAAGAATTAGGCCTGGTCCCAAGCTAGCGCCAAAGCATCAGAAACTTGCCGATATCCGGAACTCAACGCCACCAAACGATCAAAGCCGAGCGCCACACCGGCGCAGTCCGGCAAGCCAGCGCGAAGGGCCTGCAAGAGCCGTTCATCCGGTTTCACTCGCGGTTGACCCGAGCACTCACGATGTTGGTTATCGGCTTCAAAGCGGCCGTGCTGCTCGTCAGCGTCTGTTAACTCCCAAAACCCATTGGCCAATTCAACACCTTGAATCACCAGCTCGAACCGGTGAGCTACTGCTCGCCCCTCACTGTCACCCAATCGCGCCAAAGCTGCCTGCTCGATCGGGAAATCGTAAACAAAACAGGCGCGATCTTGCAGCGCTGGCTCGATACCGATCACCCACAGTAAATCCAGCCAAAATACTCGACTTGTTTCAGTGAATGGACATTCCTGCAGATTTTGAGCACGATCTTTTAGCTGCTCGACGCTCGCACTCAACGAGTCAACACCCAGAATCTGTTCGTATAACTCTCGGTGCGACAGCCGTTCGAGAACCGGCATACTCGGCCAAACCGAATGCACCAAAGACTCAACCTCGCTCATCAAATCGTGATGATTGAACCCCAGCCGATACCATTCCAGCATAGTAAACTCAGGGGAGTGCCACCGACCCTGCTCATCATTTCGGAACACTGTACCCAGCGAATAAACATCCCCGCTGCCCTGAGCTAACAGCCGTTTCAAAGCAAATTCTGGAGACGTTTGCAGATATCGCGTTTCGTTCATCACCCGAAAGGGTATCGATTCAAGCTGAGGATCGGTGACTGCTCGCGCCCCAGCCACGGGGGCCGCAACTTCTAGCACCTGACGCTCGGCAAAAAAATCGCGCACCGTGGAACGCACGTGCGCGATTCGCTCCAGCCTTTGACGTGTGTCAATCACCTACGATTTAGACGCTCTAGAGACATACTCACCCGAGCGCGTATCCACCTTGATCACTTCGCCTTGTGTTACAAACAGTGGAACTTTGACGACCGCGCCGGTCGACAAACGTGCCGGCTTGTTTCCACCCTGAGCGGTATCACCCTTCAAGCCTGGATCTGTTTCGACAATTTCCAGCTCAACAAAGTTGGCCGGTGTAACCGACAAAGGTGTGCCGTTGTATAAAGTCACCTCGCAGGTATCTTGCTCTTTCAGCCACAAGTACGTTTCACCCACCGCCTTTTTGTCGGCCTGATGTTGTTCGAATGTCACGGGATCCATGAAATAGTAAAACTCACCGTCGGTATATAAATATTCCATGGTATGATCCATGACGTCGGCGCCTTCAAGCGTTTCGCCTGATTTGAATGTGCGCTCCCAAACACGGCCGGTCGACAAGTTGCGCATTCTCACTCGGTTAAACGCTTGACCTTTACCGGGCTTAACGAACTCGTTTTCAAGGATGCTACAAGGTTCGCCATCTAACATGACCTTTAAGCCTGGGCGGAACTCGTTGGTTGAAAAATTTGCCATAATGTTTATCTCAATATCTACAGTAGGCCTATGATATCGCACACCTCCCTTCAATGGCAGAGCTCTGATTGGCAAAGTATTTTACAAACTGCTATTCGCGACAGTGCCGAGCTACTTCAAGCGGTTGGCGTACCCCAGAGTTCATTAGATACAATCACAGGCGAGACCGCAGGGTTTGCTGTGTTAGCACCGAGGCCCTTTGTGGCGCGCATGGAATACGGAAACCCAAAGGACCCATTGCTGCTTCAAGTCTTGGCGCTACAGGAAGAAATTGCGCCAAACGCGGTGGGCACCACCGACCCATTGGAAGAACAGCGATTTACGCCCGTACCAGGTATCATCCACAAGTATTTCGGGCGTGTATTGTTGATGACAGCAGGCACCTGCGCCGTGAACTGCCGCTACTGCTTCCGTCGCCACAATGACTATGCTCAAAATATTCTCACCCCCGCCCGTCTAAACGAAGCGCTTACCTACCTTCGCAGCCAGAGAGATATTACAGAAGTGATTCTGAGCGGGGGTGACCCGCTGTTGACCAGCGACCGCAAGCTCAGTGAGCTAGTCGCCGAACTCGAGGCTATACCTCACATTCAGCGTTTGCGTATCCATACCCGCCTGCCCATCGTAATACCACAGCGTATTACCACCGAGCTGTGCCAACGGCTCGGCCAGTCACGCTTTCAGGTGACATTGGTTGTTCACTGCAATCACCCCAAGGAACTTGATGTCGAGGTCGGGCTCGCAATGGCTCAGCTAAAAGCGCAAGGTATCACCTTGCTGAACCAAACCGTTCTGTTAAAAAACATTAATAATTGCGCCGCCACGCTCGAAACGCTCAGTGTCGAGCTATTCAAGATCGGGGTGCTTCCCTATTACCTGCATACCCTCGATCCCGTTCAAGGCGCCGCACACTTCGCACAGCCCATGGGCGACAGCAAACAACTACACCAAACACTTCAAGCAAGATTGCCGGGCTATCTCGTGCCAAAATTGGTCAGCGAAATACCCGGAGGTGCTTCAAAAACACTGATTTACTGAGGGTAGTTACACTCTCATCGATTGCTGATTTAGCATCTCATGCTATAGTGTGGTGCTAAATTATCGGTCAGCGGTTGGCGATTACGAGTGACAGAAGCTCCTCCTATCAAATTACGTATACCAAGAGCAGAACTATCGTCCTGCTCTCTGTTTGACGTTACGCCAGCTGCCGCCACCAAATGGGCAGAAGATTTACCGCTCACCAACGCCAAGCTGATGTCTCGCGGCTTGCTCAAGGCGACGTGGGAATTAAACCGCATCGATATGCCCGCCGACCAGCGTTTGGCAATCTTGAACAGCCTGCGCCGCCCCGTGTACACCGCGCTCAACAGCTTGGCAACGCATTTTCTAAATCAGCCGCTATCGCTACCGGCCGAAGCGCGAGAAATGTACGAGCTCGCCGACAACTTAGCCAAACAAGTCACCACCGGTTATACCCTAGTTGCGGTGCAAGCCATTCAACAGCGGGGGCGATTTCAATCTGGCAGCCCAGCCAAAACAACGTGTGAAGGTCTGCATCGTGCCATCAGCATGGCGGGACGTCGATTTCTGCAAACCTTACAGCTGTACAAGCCCATTGAACGCGGCAGTTGGTTAGAACTGTATCAACTCTACTTACTGTGTGATCGACAACAGCTCTCAGATATAAAAGTCACCGATGAGCTCGACGGCTCGTGCTCTGTGAAAACACGTTTTACGCAAATTTGTTTGCTGGGTTCTTGTCGACCAAACCAATTGCGGCAAAAAGATCTGCCGGTCGTCTACCGGCAGTTTTACGAACAGCGCGAGCTCTGTCATTTGCTGCCGGCCAGCTCTGGCGAAGGGCTACTCATTATCGATTTGAGTTCTGACAGCGCTCCTGTTTATAACACCGAACCTGAGAATACCGCTGAGCTCGGGGCCCAACATCGGTATCTATTTATCGAGCCGCTCACCACCCGATTTAAAGAACACATCAATTACATTCGTCATCGACCCGCAAAATCGATCGTCGAAAACCACAAAGAGCCGATGCTGAGCACCGATGTACTCGAGCATCTTGTGAGCTCACTCGGGCAAGTCAATATCCGTGGTTTTTCGCGCACCCAGGTTGCGGGCACCATGCACATTGTTGTCGGTCTTGCGAGCGTCCATTTCCACATCGCTGGCGAGCGTATTTTCGAACGCGTGTTGCAAGAAGGTCCGTCATCAGAAAGCAAACACACCAGTGACGTTGCGGCATTTTTACATCGCAGCGATAGCGATCAAAACGCCAAGGAAACTGCCGAGACCGAAGATCAAAGCGTCACCGATGAGATCAGCGACGACGCCTACTCGCAAGAACGCAGCCGAACGGCTCGAATCGCCCCCGATGACGATCTATCCGGCGCGGAATTGAGCCGGCGCTATCCCAAACATCGGGTCCGAGTCATTAATTCAAGCACGGGTGGGTACTGCCTAGAGTGGAGCAGTGCTCTGCCGCGCAGCGTTAAAACCGGCGACGTGGTTGGCCTGTGTGAAGAAGGCACAAAAGACTGGGTCATTGCGACGATTCGCTGGGTCAGCCAACTCGAAAACGCCAAGACGCTCATCGGGGTGTCGCTGTTGAGCCCGAGTGCGTTTGCCTTCGGTGCCCAAACCATCAAAAAGCTTGGCGAGGTGTCAGATGCTGTGCGGGTACTGTTGCTACCCGAAATTTCACTGACCGGCACGCCTCAAACGCTGATCACACCGCGTTTAGGCTTTAAAGAATTTCAGAAAATCTCTTTGATACAGGGCAATCAGAGCCATTACGCTCAGCTGCAACGACAAGTCTCGTCAACGCCGAGCTACTCGCAGTTCGCGTTCCGTTACATGCAGCAGCTCAAAGATGTGATGGCCGACGAACACGGGATACTCGACAAAAACCCCTTCAACGCGGTGTGGCACTACCTGTAAGCGGCTTAAATTTAGGCGGGCGTCTGATACCGATCGGCAATACCGAGTAGATATAAAATCGCATCCAGCCCCAAGGTAGAAATAGACTGCTCGGCAGCTTCCTTCACTAGGGGCTTGGCGCGAAAAGCCACGCCGAGTCCCGCGATACCCAGCATGGGTAGATCGTTAGCACCATCACCCACAGCAATTACCTGCTGAAGCTCGATGTTCTCTTGCTCAGCTAATTGCCGCAATAAGTAAGCCTTACGCTCACCGTCGACGATCTCACCTTTCACATCGCCGGTAACGAGGCCATCTTGAATATCAAGCTCGTTGGCAAAGACGTAATCCATGCCCAACTCTGCCTGTAACTTTTTAGCAAAGTAAGTGAATCCGCCCGAGACAATCGCTGTTCGATATCCCAACCGACGCAAAACGCTAATTAAATGTGCGGCCCCTTCGGTAATCGGCAATTCGTCCGCAATTTCCGACAAGACAGACTCAGACAAACCTTTTAGCAAGCCCAATCGCTCACGAAAACTGGCCTTAAAATCTAACTCGCCCCTCATTGCACGCTCGGTGATTGCGGCCACCTGTTCGCCCACACCTGCACGCTTGGCCAACTCATCAATAACTTCCGCCTCAATCAGGGTCGAGTCCATATCGAACACCACCAAACGGCGATTGCGCCGATACATATCGTCTTGCTGGAAAGCCAAATCGATTTCTAAACCACTGGCAACCGACATCAATTCACGTTTGAACTGCGCTCGATCAGCGGTTTGACCCCTAACTGAGAATTCCACACAGGCTTTACTCGAGGGGGGCATAGGGCCTAATGGTATACGACCCGATAGGCGTGTGATTCCATCAATATTGAGACCATGACGATACACAACAGCACCGAGAGCTGCGATATGCTCGGCGGTGACTCGACGGGCAAGCAGAGTCACAATGTACCGCGGACTGCCCTGAGCTGCCACCCAGTCAGAATAGCGCTCAGAAGACACCGGCTCCCAACCTAAACTTAGCTGTTCCTCGTTGCACATCGACTGCAGTTGCTGACGCAAGGCGCTTTGCGATTCCGCCGTGTGAATGGCCAACAGCAAACCAATGGACAGTCGATCGTGAATAACAGATTGACCAATATCCAAAATATCACATTGATGCTGGGCACAGAGCGCCATCATTTTGGCCGTTAGGCCCGGCACGTCACTTCCTGAAAATGTCGCGAGAACGATATCGGTCACGGGGAATTCCTAATATTCAGAGACGCGTAGTTTACTGGTCTGGTTAACGGACACAAGTGGGTATTACTTCGCAAAATGGCATCGGTGAGGTATCCTCCGCGCTAACCTTGGTTGGATACAGACGTGCCAGAATACTTCAAACAACTTCCGATCCGACTGCAGCTCGGGATCGCCACCGCTGTACTCACGCTCATCGCCAGCTTGACACTGGTATTCTTGGCGACGCGTTCAACCCAGTACATCACCTCAGAGCAAGCAAAGGTTGTGAGCGTTACCTTGGCTGAGCAGCTCAGCAGCCAGGTCAACTTAGCGCTCCTCAACAAAGACAATCTAGCCACGAGCGCAATACTTAACCGAAGTATTCGCGAGGGCTGGATTCAAGGCGCGACGGTCAGCGAACCCAGCGGCAACGTGATCGCAAAAGCTGGAACCAAGACAGATGCGCACCAGACCATACCCATTGAAATCGATGGCAGAGTGCTGGCTCAACTGCGTATCGACTACAGTGATCAGATGGCGTCTCATTTGCGCTCGCAGCAATGGTGGACCCTGTCAGGTCTCGCGGTGATTATTGCAATCGCAATGGGCGCGCTGGCCGCCCAAATTGGCCGTCTATACTCGCGCGCGTTAGAGGCATTGAAACAACAAATTCCTCAGCTCGAGGATACAACGGATACCGCCAACGAAATTCGCGCCATCGAGACACGTTTACGAGCACTGCCGCTAGATCTTCTCGCAGAGCAAGTTGATTTAGACCCACTGCGCCCGCACGTGAATCAAACGGTGATATCGCTGGTCTCGCTTGATGCACTGGAACACTACATTGCGACACTCAACGAGGAGTCTTTAGAGCGCTACACGCAGCGTTTATATCAGTGTCTGAGAAGCGCGGCCCAACTCTACGGTGGAAAAATCCACGTGGTACGTCAACTCTGCGTTGCGATGGTTTTCTCTGACCAAGACTCCAGACGCGCCACCACGGCTGCATCACAGGCCTCCTTGTTGTTGCAGATGCTTTGCAAAAAACAGGAAGACGCCGGACAACTGAAATATCAGGTACGCTGCGTTTTAGGACAATCCGAACTCCGACCGCTCGAAGAACACAGCTTTTACGCTGACCTGTACGTCCAAAACCAGTTTGATCAACTTCAGCAAGCCTTTGAACAAAGTGGGGTATTGTGGATCGAACACAGCCTGTGTGACGAAGCGCCATTTAACGAGGGTTATACCCTCGGCCCCATTATTGATGGCTACGCTGCGATTGTAGGTATACCGCCCGAGACGCTTGAGCTGCTGGCCGAGCAAGCAGATCAAGCGCACCGCAAACTTAAGTAGCGTCGGGGTGTTCGGCCACAAGGTAGTCGACGTTTTGTAAACCCCTAGGTAACTTGCTGCCTCGGCGTCCTCTCTCACCACGGTAGTGATCCAACTCGCTGACTTTAAGCGTTAAATGACGCTTACCGGCATGCAATACAAGCCTAGATTCCTGTGTCAAAACCGCAATGCCTTTTACCATTTCCTCGCGAGATTTAACGCGCGCGCTGGGTACCGAGAGTATTTTATTCCCTTTACCACGGGCCAACTCGGGTAAATCGGCTAAGGGGAATACCAACAACCGCCCCTCGGTTGACACCGCTGCAACCAGCAAGTCATCGCCAGGAGGTACCTGGGCCGGAGGCAGAACCTCGGAACCGTTGGGCAAATTCAGAATGGCTTTACCGGCTTTGTTCTTCGCCATCAAATGACCAAGCTCTGTCACAAAACCATAGCCCGCATCACTGGCCAACAGAATTTTTTGCCGCTCATCTCCCAACAACAAGGCTTTAAAACCCACACCCGGCGGTGGACTGATACGACCCGTAACCGGCTCGCCTTGCCCCCTCGCGGATGGCAAGTTGTGAGTCGGCAAGGTATACGCTCGGCCCGTGCTATCAATTAAAATTGCACTTTGATTGCTTCGCCCCGCCGCCGCTAAATTAAAGTTATCGCCGGCTTTGTAACTCAAGCTGGTGGGGTCAATATCATGGCCTTTAGCCGCGCGAATCCAACCTTTCTCTGACAAGACAACAGTGATTGGCTCGGTCGACATCAGTTCCTTTTCAGAGAATGCCTTCGCTTCTTCACGAGCCACTAGTGGGGAGCTGCGCTCATCACCAAATTGTTCGGCCACTGCTAGAAGTTCTTTTTTGATCAAGGTTCGCATGCGAGCTGTTGAGCCCAAGGTCAACTCAAGCTGTTCGCGCTCTTTCTCAAGCTCGTCTTGCTCTCCTCGGATCTTCATTTCTTCAAGCTTGGCCAAATTGCGTAATTTCAGTTCGAGTACGGCTTCGGCTTGCGCATCGGACAAGCCAAAACGCTGCATTAAAACTGGCTTGGGCTTATCTTCGGTGCGGATGATATGAATGACTTCATCAATATTTAGGTAGGCAATTAAATAGCCTTCGAGCAAGTGCAGGCGCTTGAGTACTTTTTCGAGACGATACTGCAAGCGGCGGCGAACGGTTTCCGTCCGAAACTCGAGCCATTCACGCAGTATGGCGTCTAACGATTTCACCCCTGGGCGACCGTTATTGCCAATCAAATTCAAGTTAATTCGATAGCTGCGCTCTAAATCGGTAGTAGCAAACAGATGCAACATCAGGGCGTCGATATCGACTCGGTTTGACTTAGGCACAATCACTAAGCGCGTAGGATTCTCATGGTCCGATTCGTCGCGCAGGTCATTGACCAAGGGCAGTTTTTTGGCTTGCATCTGCGCTGCGATTTGCTCGAGCACTTTGGCGCCCGACACCTGATGGGGCAGTGCGTCAACGATAATGGCGCCATCCTCTTTTCGCCAGTGGGCGCGCATTTTAATCGATCCGCGGCCACTGCGATAAAAAGCTTTGATCTCGTCTCTAGGTGTAATGATTTCGGCTTGCGTGGGGAAATCTGGCGCCTGAATGTGTTCGCACAACTCATCAAGGGTCGACTTCGGATACTCCAACAAGCGAATCGTCGCAGACACCACTTCACGCAAGTTATGTGGTGGTATGTCAGTCGCCATGCCCACAGCAATACCCGTTGTCCCATTGAGCAACACATTGGGCACTTGCGCAGGCAGTACCGAAGGTTCGTCCATAGTGCCATCAAAGTTGGGGACCCAATCGACCGTACCTTGGCCAAGCTCCCCTAACAGCGCATCGGCATAGGCCGTTAATCTGGATTCGGTATAGCGCATCGCAGCGAAGGACTTGGGATCATCCGCCGAGCCCCAGTTACCCTGACCGTCTACCAATGGGTAGCGATAACTAAAAGGTTGCGCCATTAAGACCATCGCTTCGTACGCGGCGCTATCGCCATGAGGATGAAATTTACCGATCACATCACCGACGGTACGTGCTGACTTTTTGTATTTAGCGGACGCCTTGAGACCTAGCTCACTCATGGCATAAATGATTCGGCGCTGAACAGGTTTTAAACCGTCGCCCACATTAGGTAAGGCGCGGTCCAAAATGACGTACATTGAGTAATCAAGGTAGGCTTTTTCGGCGTAATCGCGTAGCGATACCGACTCATCTTCTTCCGGCAACATGGGCATGTCAGACATGGGGGGATTCCAATCTTATAAAACTTTCGCTGGCCAGCTTAGGCTTTTTTAGCCGACCCGTTTTGTAGTGACACCAACTGTTCGTTCAAATTCACAATGGAGTTGGCCATATCGACCATCAAAGAGTGAATTGTCGTCGGATTGGTTTTAATCATTTCAGTAAACTGTGCTTCTGGCACCTTAACAACCGAGCACTGCGTCTTGGCGCGCACTGTGGCCGAGCGCTCACTGTGTGTCAAGGCCGCCATCGCGCCGAAAATTTCGCCCTCAGCGATAGTCCCAACAACGATACCATCCACCACGACTTCGGCTGTACCCGATGACAGGTTAAACACGAAATCGGCCTTCTCGCCCTGATTAATGATGATATCGCCCGATTGATACACCTCGAAGCCTGGCGTGACACGAGTATCTTCTTGGGCTGCCGCTGCAGTGACGCGCAACATCAGTCCCGCATAAGTCACCAGCAGGCGAGTCCAAACTTTAATACCATCGTTCTCGGAAAACACACGGCGCATAAATTCAAGGGCGGCAAAACTGTGGAGAGTGGCGCCCGATTCGCTACCATAAAATACCGTGGCATCGTCTTGGGAGTCGCCCGCAATATCCGGCAGTAAAATATCACCCTCTTCTAGAACGTAGATGGTTCTGCCGCGATAACGCGCAGAAATCGTACCGCGCTCGATAAAGTAGAACTTACCCACATCAAAACCACGGAAATTGCCGGTCGCCGTCGGTTCGATTTCAACCGGAATATGGGGGATATTTACAACATCCAGCAGCGCCTTGACTAAAGCCTTGTACTGCTGACTAAGCGTTGTAAAATCTCGTGACAATTCTGCGTTTGCGAACATAGATCTACCTTTTATTAATTCAGGAACCCAAGCCACCCCTTGAGATTCGCTGCATACCCCATAGTAGCAGTAAACCAGAAAGTCTCAAACGCCGAAACAAAGGCAAACTTTAGAAAATAAGGATTTATGCAACTATGACCCCCTTAACTTGGCAGTGGCTTTCGTTTGACTCATTGTCTAACCTGCAGTTGTACCAAATGCTTGCACTTAGATCTGAGGTATTCGTCGTTGAGCAAGACTGTGCCTATCAAGATCTCGACGGCAAGGACCTCAAAGCATTACATCTCGTCGGAGCACTCGACGACAAAGTGCTCGCCACTGCACGCTTGCTTCCCGTAGGGGTATCGTATCCCGACGCCGCATCGATTGGCCGTATCGTGGTGCACCCCTCGTTAAGAGGCCAAGACTTGGGTCGCAAGACGGTGAAACTTGCGCTCGAACAGTACCAGAGGCTCTGGCCAAGTGAAGCGTTATTAATTGGTGCTCAAGCTCGTTTGACGCGGTTTTACGAGGAGTTAGGCTTTGTTTCCGAAGGTGAAATTTACGACGAAGACGGTATCGACCACATCACCATGCGGTGGGCAAAGTGCGCTTAGAGCAGGAACATTGAAGAGCAGGCCTTATGGCCTGCTCAAGATCAAGACTACCAGCGCCCAGCAGTATAGGCATCGGCCGCATCGGCCAACGACATTGGCTTGATTTTATCGGCCCAGCCAGCGGTACCAAAAGCCTGATAGCGTGCGATGCAAATCTCTTTCATGGCCTTAATGCTGTGCGCCAAATATTTACGCGGGTCAAACTCAGAGGGATTCTCGGCCATAAAGCGACGGATAGCCCCTGTCGAGGCCAAGCGTAAATCGGTATCGATATTCACTTTGCGAACGCCATGTCGAATGCCTTCTTGAATTTGCTCAACCGGCACACCATAAGTCTCTGGAATTTTTCCACCAAACTCGTTGATGATAGCCAACCAGTCCTGAGGTACCGACGAAGAGCCATGCATGACCAAGTGCGTATTTGGAATACGCGCATGAATGTCGCGAATACGGTCAATCGCCAAGATATCGCCAGTAGGCGGACGAGTGAACTTGTACGCGCCGTGGCTGGTACCGCAGGCAATTGCCAAGGCATCAACGCCGGTCGCCGCCACAAAATCGGCAGCTTCGTCTGGGTCCGTCAGCATCTGGTCGTGCGTTAATTTTCCCGCCGCGCCAATGCCGTCTTCTTCTCCTGCTTCGCCGGTTTCTAGTGAACCCAAACAACCTAATTCGCCCTCGACGGAAACGCCGCACGCGTGCGCCATTTCAACAGCTTGACGCGTCACTCGAACATTGTAATCGTAGTCCATGGGTGTTTTGCCGTCCTCGCCCAACGACCCATCCATCATCACCGAGCTAAAACCCAGCTGAATCGAGCGCTGACACACGGCAGGTGACACACCGTGATCCTGGTGCATGACCACCGGAATATCCGGAAATTCTTCAATGGCTGCCGCAATCATGTGACGCAGAAACGGTGCGCCAGCGTATTTACGAGCGCCTGCACTGGCTTG
This region includes:
- the fba gene encoding class II fructose-bisphosphate aldolase (catalyzes the reversible aldol condensation of dihydroxyacetonephosphate and glyceraldehyde 3-phosphate in the Calvin cycle, glycolysis, and/or gluconeogenesis), producing MALISMRQMLDHAAEHGYGVPAFNVNNLEQTRAIMEAAAETNSPVIMQASAGARKYAGAPFLRHMIAAAIEEFPDIPVVMHQDHGVSPAVCQRSIQLGFSSVMMDGSLGEDGKTPMDYDYNVRVTRQAVEMAHACGVSVEGELGCLGSLETGEAGEEDGIGAAGKLTHDQMLTDPDEAADFVAATGVDALAIACGTSHGAYKFTRPPTGDILAIDRIRDIHARIPNTHLVMHGSSSVPQDWLAIINEFGGKIPETYGVPVEQIQEGIRHGVRKVNIDTDLRLASTGAIRRFMAENPSEFDPRKYLAHSIKAMKEICIARYQAFGTAGWADKIKPMSLADAADAYTAGRW